The Akkermansia sp. RCC_12PD genome contains the following window.
GTCTCCCTGAACCTGGTTCACTTCGCACAGCCCAAGGTGCAGGAACCGTCTGAAGACTAATTACGGCAATCAATTCGCAGAAAACAATTTCACCATGTCTGAAAAACAAAACTACGACAAGATCCTGATGGTCTCCGGCATCGTTCTGGGTCTGGGGGTAGCCGCCTACGGCGCCTGGACTTTCCTGAAGCTGGATGACCAGTATAAATTTACCACCCGTGTTTCGGAAAAGCCCGTGGAACCGCCCTCTGGCATCAAGAAGGCGGAAACCGTCAACCAGGAAATTTCCGCTTCCCATGAACTGAAACCCATCATCCAGGAAACTCAGGAATATGTGGGGTTCGTCGCCCCCAACCTCTGGATCAAGTCAGGAGGGACGGAACCCTTCGACATCGTGTCCGGACCGCCCATTCATGGAAACATCCCCAATAAATGGTTCCTGGACAACGGGCTGGAAGATATTTTCATTTATTCGGACGTCCTGACACGGGACCCGGACAATGACGGCTTTACCGTCCAGGAGGAATACGAAGCCAAAACGCATCCCAACGATCCGAACAGCCACCCGTCCCTCATTAACAAGCTGTATGTGGACGAGATCAAGCAATTCGGCTTTTACCTGGTCTTCTCTCAGGCGGACGGCAACGACTTCACCTTCAAGGGACAGAATCGCGCCCGGCAGGACCTGTGGAGAAGCACTGTCCAGCTCAACGGCCAGTTCGGAGCCAGGAAAAACACGAATGAGAAGCCAAGATTCGAGCTTGTCAGCGTGGCCAACAAGGAATTCAAGAATGAAAGCCTCAACATGGTGGAAACGGACCCCGAAGCGACCGTCAAGGATCTGAAACCGACCAAGAATGGACAGACCTACACGATCAGAAGGGGAGCCAAGTATTTCATACCCATCATTGATAAGAAAGTAAACCTTACTATTGCCGCTGGTCCCAAACGGGATACCAGCTTTGAAGTAGAGGAAGGTGCCGACTTCCAGATACCAGGTGACACCAAGCAGACTTACACGCTGAAAACCGTTGATAATGCAACACAAACCGTAACCATTGCCAACAAAACAACAGGAGAACAAACAACACTGAACAAGAAAAAATAGACCCGGATTTTCACTTTTCTAAAAAAAAAGCTTCACAAATCCGAAAAACATGTAAAAAGAAGAACCTAACTATGGACCACGCACCACTTTATCAATCGAAGCGTTCTCTGATCGCGCTGATGGCTATTGCCGCGTCCTGCCCTTTTGCGCAGGCCGGTGATTACGGCAGCGTCGGAGCCTCCAGCGCCTTGGGTACCTCCTATGCTGGATACTATTCTGCGGGCCAGTCAGACGCGGCACACCGCGCCATGGCGCGCCGCGAGGCTCAAACCCAGGAAGCGATGCAGCTCCTTTCCGAAGGCCGTGAGCTGTACCGCGAAGGCAAGTACAAGGAAGCCCTGGATAAATTCAATGCCGCCTACAGCACGCTGCCCGCCGCACCGATCAATGACCAGCGCAGGCAGGCCATCGCCAACAATATTGGCGACGCCAGCATTGCCGTTGCGCAGGAATACATCAAGGTAGGCCGCTATGATGAAGCCGACAAGCTCCTGCAGGACGCCATCCGGCTTAATCCCAAGAAAGCTGCGCTTGCCAAACAGACGCTCGAATACATGAAGGACCCGATTCGCACGAATCCGGCGCTCACTCCCGAACACGTCAAGAACGTGGAAAAGGTGAACACCCTCCTTCACATGGCCTATGGTTACTATGACCTCGGCGAATATGATAAAGCCATCGCCGAATTCAACAAGGTTCTCACGATTGACCGCTACAACGTGGCAGCGCGCCGCGGCATGGAAACGGTAAACCGCCGCAGGTCCGCCTACTACCGTGCTGCGTATGACGAAACCCGCAGCACCATGCTGGCGGAAGTGGACCAGATCTGGGAACGCCCCATTCCGGTTGAAATTCCGGGCGATGCGGATACTATCGGCACCGCTCCTGACCCCGGAGTCAGCGGCGCTACCGCCAACCTGATGAAGCTCAAGAGCATCATCATTCCCTCCGTTTCCTTTGAAGACACCACGGTGGAAGATGCCATCGACTACCTTCGCAGGAAGTCCGTGGAACTGGACCGCACCGTAGGCCCGAATGGAGAACGCGGCATCAACTTTGTCATCAATGACGCCCAGCCCGTGGGCACCACTCCCGTGGCTACCGTTCCGGCGGATGACCCCGGCTTTGGTGAAGACAGCATGGAATCCACGGAACCCGCTCCGGTAGCAGCGGCTCCCCAGGAAAGCATCCGCACCCGCAAGATCGGCCAGTTGAAGCTCACCAACGTTCCGATGCTGGAAGTGCTCAATTTCATCTGCCGCAATGCCGGCCTGCGCCAGAAGGTGGAAGACTATGCCGTCACCATTCTTCCCGCCGGGGGCAATGATGTGGACCTGTACCAGCGTACGTTCCCCGTACCTCCCGGCTTCCTTCGCTCCCTGTCCAGTTCCCTGGGCGGCAGCGACGACGTTAGCGACACCGATCCCTTCGGAAGCAGCGACAGCTCCTCCTCCGGCATCAGGCCCCTGCCTTCCGCTTACAACCTGCTCAAGAAGGCCGGCGTGCAGTTCCCGGACGGGGCGTCCGCCATCTTCAGCGCCAGCAACGGCACCCTCATTGTCCGCAACACACAGGGCAACCTGGACCTCATTGAACAGCTTATTGAACAAACCCGCGGTGAATCCCAGCAGGTGCGCATCATGACCAAGTTCGTGGAAGTGACCCAGGAGAACACGGAAGAACTCGGCTTTGACTGGATTGTCACTCCGTTCTCCGTCAGCAATGACCGCAGCACCTTCCTGGGCGGCGGCACCAGCGAAGGTTCCGGACTCAATTCCAGCGACTTCACCCAGTCTCCCGGCGGCGTCAGCGGCTGGCCCGTGAACAGCAGCAGCACGGATTCACACGGCAACGGCCTGGTGAACGGCCTGGTGGGCGGCAACCGCACGGGCGACTTCGCCATCTCCAAGAACTCCGTGGACAACCTGCTTACCAGCACCAACCGTTCCGAAGCGACTCAAAAGAGCCCGGCTCCCGGCATCATGTCCCTCACGGGCATTTATGATGAAGGCTCCTTCCAGATGCTGATGCGCGGCCTGTCCCAGAAGAAGGGTTCCGACGTTCTCACCGCTCCGAGCGTTACCGCCAAATCCGGTGAAACAGCCAAAATTGAAATCATCCGCGAATTCTGGTATCCCACCGAATACGAACCCCCGGAACTTCCCAACAACGTCAGCAGCTGGGGCAACAACAACAACCGGAATAATGTTCTGGATGATGTTCTCAACAACAATCCGGCCCAGGTAACCAGCTTCCCCGTCACTCCCGCCACTCCCGGCGTGTTTGAAATGAAGCCCGTTGGCGTTACCCTGGAAGTGGTGCCCACTATCGCGGAGAACAAATACATCATTGATTTGAGCTTCAAGCCCAGCATCGTGGAGTTTGAAGGC
Protein-coding sequences here:
- a CDS encoding Amuc_1098 family type IV pilus outer membrane protein, yielding MDHAPLYQSKRSLIALMAIAASCPFAQAGDYGSVGASSALGTSYAGYYSAGQSDAAHRAMARREAQTQEAMQLLSEGRELYREGKYKEALDKFNAAYSTLPAAPINDQRRQAIANNIGDASIAVAQEYIKVGRYDEADKLLQDAIRLNPKKAALAKQTLEYMKDPIRTNPALTPEHVKNVEKVNTLLHMAYGYYDLGEYDKAIAEFNKVLTIDRYNVAARRGMETVNRRRSAYYRAAYDETRSTMLAEVDQIWERPIPVEIPGDADTIGTAPDPGVSGATANLMKLKSIIIPSVSFEDTTVEDAIDYLRRKSVELDRTVGPNGERGINFVINDAQPVGTTPVATVPADDPGFGEDSMESTEPAPVAAAPQESIRTRKIGQLKLTNVPMLEVLNFICRNAGLRQKVEDYAVTILPAGGNDVDLYQRTFPVPPGFLRSLSSSLGGSDDVSDTDPFGSSDSSSSGIRPLPSAYNLLKKAGVQFPDGASAIFSASNGTLIVRNTQGNLDLIEQLIEQTRGESQQVRIMTKFVEVTQENTEELGFDWIVTPFSVSNDRSTFLGGGTSEGSGLNSSDFTQSPGGVSGWPVNSSSTDSHGNGLVNGLVGGNRTGDFAISKNSVDNLLTSTNRSEATQKSPAPGIMSLTGIYDEGSFQMLMRGLSQKKGSDVLTAPSVTAKSGETAKIEIIREFWYPTEYEPPELPNNVSSWGNNNNRNNVLDDVLNNNPAQVTSFPVTPATPGVFEMKPVGVTLEVVPTIAENKYIIDLSFKPSIVEFEGFVNYGSPIQSTGVGSDGKPMSLTLTENRIEQPIFSKRSVETSLFIYDGHTVAIGGLITENVQTVEDKVPIFGDLPLVGRFFRSNSDNHIKKNLMIFVTGQIIDATGQPVRGNSLPTTAAGVETALPSADAALLPPM
- a CDS encoding Amuc_1099 family pilus-like system protein — its product is MSEKQNYDKILMVSGIVLGLGVAAYGAWTFLKLDDQYKFTTRVSEKPVEPPSGIKKAETVNQEISASHELKPIIQETQEYVGFVAPNLWIKSGGTEPFDIVSGPPIHGNIPNKWFLDNGLEDIFIYSDVLTRDPDNDGFTVQEEYEAKTHPNDPNSHPSLINKLYVDEIKQFGFYLVFSQADGNDFTFKGQNRARQDLWRSTVQLNGQFGARKNTNEKPRFELVSVANKEFKNESLNMVETDPEATVKDLKPTKNGQTYTIRRGAKYFIPIIDKKVNLTIAAGPKRDTSFEVEEGADFQIPGDTKQTYTLKTVDNATQTVTIANKTTGEQTTLNKKK